From one Culex quinquefasciatus strain JHB chromosome 3, VPISU_Cqui_1.0_pri_paternal, whole genome shotgun sequence genomic stretch:
- the LOC6047444 gene encoding putative odorant receptor 85d, with translation MANRVANSEEQHLKSEPTPPLRFESFTKVIYVIEKISGIVPYDELQQPKHFCSSVFTWLYFWATYIHLVLSILMQFAFFVESVQKKVPMTYLMVMVTCMGFLLVSIVKMSVYKLYENQLNEILDQLKSLYPDHVDAKSAEECRKRLWFLKLFSVGYFVVVVVFQAILYVTSIWKYFSTGYWEKLLPYNLWYWYDWRQPVVFELTFLHQLWGSTTSVSCVILLDSLYCIIILLISMQFELLGKRLLANEGNAQELNSCIEQHLQLVELCERFERIYSPSLLVTFLGSSAIICFSLFVTLIVDDAAESIRFSILLSVYVMNIYLLCYYGSMLMEKSSNVAQHVFNGHWYKMSKKARKMCLMILIRGQREQKMTALKFQIVSLPCFTRILSTAFSYFTLLKAVHEKF, from the exons ATGGCTAACCGCGTAGCTAACTCCGAAGAGCAGCACCTAAAGTCGGAACCAACTCCGCCGCTGCGATTTGAATCCTTCACCAAGGTGATCTACGTGATCGAGAAGATCAGCGGAATCGTACCCTACGATGAGCTGCAGCAGCCAAAGCACTTTTGCAGTTCTGTTTTCACCTGGCTTTACTTCTGGGCCACGTACATTCACCTCGTGCTGTCCATTCTGATGcagtttgctttttttgtggAATCCGTTCAGAAGAAAGTTCCGATGACCTATCTGATGGTGATGGTCACGTGCATGGGATTCTTGCTGGTTTCGATCGTTAAAATGAGTGTGTATAAATTATACGAAAATCAGCTGAACGAGATTTTGGACCAGCTCAAGTCGCTCTATCCGGATCACGTCGATGCCAAATCGGCTGAAGAGTGTCGTAAAAGGTTGTGGTTCCTGAAACTATTCTCAGTGGGGTACTTCGTGGTGGTTGTCGTGTTTCAAGCAATTCTGTACGTAACTTCTATTTGGAAGTACTTCTCCACTGGATACTGGGAAAAGCTGCTACCATACAATCTATGGTACTGGTACGATTGGCGCCAACCTGTAGTTTTCGAGCTGACCTTCCTGCATCAGCTGTGGGGTTCGACGACTTCCGTGTCGTGTGTCATCCTGCTCGACTCCTTGTACTGCATCATAATCCTCCTGATCTCGATGCAATTCGAACTGCTCGGAAAGCGACTGCTAGCGAACGAAGGGAACGCCCAGGAGTTGAACAGCTGCATCGAGCAGCACCTGCAGTTGGTCGAGCTGTGTGAGCGATTCGAGCGGATCTACTCGCCCTCGCTGCTGGTGACGTTCCTGGGAAGTTCGGCCATCATCTGCTTCTCGCTGTTTGTGACGCTGATTGTGGATGACGCTGCGGAATCGATTCGATTCTCGATTCTTCTGTCGGTCTACGTGATGAACATCTACCTGCTTTGCTACTACGGAAGCATGCTGATGGAGAAG AGTTCCAACGTAGCGCAACATGTGTTCAATGGGCATTGGTACAAAATGAGCAAGAAGGCCCGGAAAATGTGTCTCATGATTCTCATCAGAGGTCAGCGTGAGCAGAAAATGACGGCGTTAAAATTTCAGATCGTTTCATTGCCGTGTTTCACCAGG ATTCTGAGCACGGCATTTTCGTACTTCACCTTGTTGAAGGCAgttcatgaaaaattttga
- the LOC6047446 gene encoding uncharacterized protein LOC6047446: MKPYQPSEKLVVRDSVSLSMDEDLSDDVEDEVFIRDGRTCRTYEDRGAKRPLMATARHRGGNGGATGGSGRNSKSTSCGSSSPILKKYRRRRCWNCCEPFCYGLAAITVLIGLIVLAALLLTAFPAPLQKIKVWFHKESPFGGSAKFGSFLYSDGGGGNSNNNNNNTSGLEMVPCTQITVQKVWSRVIARVNSESPLRKVDVNGDGVMDLVVGYGIDEMIDDARGYIPRCTSLKTGLTDMCGGGLMALNGINGETLWQRWTSFTIFSLKCTIDINSDGQSDCVAAGRGGLILAVDGRNGNILWELKDYSDLESYAETSIVLYTINVVRDLNNDGIADVLAVHVEETQRAHGGHIKLISGATGIILKSIPTPYREEMFVPIQQLMGKDGAEQFLMVSGGQNSPGGIYTLKQENLMKFVGEKDFEPVMRIDSSGFMVPAVLTDLNGDSVEDIVISSFNSTIYAFDGMNKSQLWSYAIPASESVSSIVPGHFDHDNVTDFMVKYNTGAGFPVYYYSQTTILNGTNGQPFLDSSVKDSGGPNSLLGGLSISQTGGGDFFLHWQLQCRNKFETTDEYRFIPESDIIQQSRADTCMLRYNQSSVLKLYAINRHVKPPGAVIFSSDDLQIRLNETASEQLRESYVAPIKHPKMKLKVKDDGRKASESQQQQSLSQQTQSVRMDKKLDQKVAPGEEVDDGANVGVVMTGPNKVASEMRRQRLREQMLNTNRVPEALEVEEENKRQEKLNMNDVYKKFAYNSNNPMGEDVEKPYIYVPYDDPINPDLRTQFLQSQMQLPDYSERDYNAAGIDEDNRPYRPRPAPRYKDIGARQQLPQQQQYSGGRDVRSKFGGFDEVDLHDPNLEEQVFNETNPNSQIVKKVLLNDEILEALKENDSGTKGSKETLWDLEMEKEAKEAINDVTSLNYDYNKEKRQADQKTNDTTTPTTPTPATPEAPPNENVLPSISSTGVLLKSLNSSAASPTIDYVFVMNIRESEVYPPLMMEQDLDCLREKAAGYQTYTPDDLPQLEKKLLKQCLRARLPNLKPTYQKFETQILVTRVEIGCSCGSELNPTREVCSKLHSYDQQRWTEYMGNAGSGRY, translated from the exons ATGAAACCGTACCAGCCGTCGGAGAAGCTGGTCGTGCGGGACAGCGTTTCGCTGTCTATGGACGAGGACCTGAGCGACGACGTCGAGGACGAGGTCTTCATCCGGGATGGGCGCACCTGCAGGACGTACGAGGACCGTGGGGCCAAGCGACCGCTGATGGCGACGGCGAGGCACCGCGGCGGGAACGGGGGTGCCACCGGTGGCAGTGGCCGGAACAGCAAATCAACAAGTTGTGGCTCGTCGAGtccgattttgaaaaagtaccgACGAAGGCGCTGCTGGAACTGCTGCGAACCGTTTTGCTACGGGCTGGCGGCCATCACGGTGCTGATTG GACTGATCGTGCTGGCCGCCCTGCTGCTGACCGCGTTCCCAGCTCCACTGCAGAAGATCAAGGTCTGGTTCCACAAGGAGTCCCCGTTCGGCGGCAGCGCCAAGTTCGGCAGCTTCCTGTACAGTGATGGCGGGGGaggcaacagcaacaacaacaacaacaacacgtcCGGGCTGGAGATGGTTCCGTGCACGCAGATTACGGTGCAGAAGGTGTGGTCGCGGGTCATCGCACGGGTCAACAGCGAGAGTCCGTTGCGGAAGGTGGACGTGAACGGGGACGGGGTGATGGACTTGGTCGTTGGGTACGGGATCGACGAGATGATCGACGACGCACGTGGGTACATTCCGAGGTGCACCTCGCTGAAAACGGGTCTTACGGATATGTGCGGGGGTGGGTTAATGGCGTTGAACGGGATCAACGGGGAGACGTTGTGGCAGAGGTGGACCTCGTTTACGATCTTTTCGCTGAAGTGTACGATCGACATCAACTCGGACGGGCAGAGTGACTGCGTGGCGGCGGGGCGGGGAGGGTTGATCCTGGCCGTGGACGGGAGAAATGGGAATATTTTGTGGGAACTCAAAGACTATTCGGATTTGGAGAGCTATGCTGAAACCAGCATCGTTCTGTACACGATTAATGTGGTGCGGGATTTGAACAACGATGGGATAGCCGATGTGCTGGCGGTTCACGTTGAAGAAACGCAACGAGCTCACGGAGGACACATTAAGCTGATATCCGGGGCGACGGGAATCATCCTGAAGAGCATTCCGACGCCGTATCGTGAGGAAATGTTCGTTCCGATTCAGCAGTTGATGGGCAAGGACGGTGCGGAGCAGTTTCTGATGGTGTCTGGAGGACAGAATTCTCCGGGGGGAATCTACACGCTGAAGCAGGAGAACTTGATGAAGTTTGTTGGCGAGAAGGACTTTGAACCGGTGATGCGCATCGATTCGTCTGGGTTTATGGTTCCCGCGGTGCTGACCGATCTGAACGGGGACTCGGTGGAGGACATCGTAATCAGCTCGTTCAACTCGACGATCTACGCTTTTGACGGGATGAACAAAAGTCAGCTGTGGTCTTATGCGATTCCAG CTTCCGAAAGCGTCAGCTCGATCGTGCCCGGCCACTTTGACCACGACAACGTGACCGATTTCATGGTCAAGTACAACACCGGTGCCGGATTCCCCGTGTACTACTACTCGCAGACGACGATCCTCAACGGAACGAACGGGCAGCCGTTCCTGGACAGCAGCGTAAAGGACTCCGGAGGTCCAAACAGCCTTCTCGGGGGACTCTCGATCTCCCAAACCGGCGGAGGGGACTTTTTCCTGCACTGGCAGCTCCAGTGCCGGAACAAGTTCGAAACGACCGACGAGTACCGGTTCATTCCGGAGTCGGACATCATCCAGCAGTCGCGCGCGGACACCTGCATGCTCCGGTACAACCAGTCCAGCGTGCTCAAGCTGTACGCCATCAACCGGCACGTGAAGCCGCCGGGCGCGGTGATCTTCTCCAGTGACGACCTCCAGATCCGGCTGAACGAAACGGCCAGCGAGCAGCTGCGCGAGAGTTACGTGGCCCCGATCAAGCATCCGAAGATGAAGCTCAAGGTGAAGGACGACGGGCGGAAGGCCAGCGagagccagcagcagcagtcgctGTCGCAGCAAACGCAGTCGGTTCGGATGGACAAGAAGCTGGACCAGAAGGTGGCGCCGGGAGAGGAGGTCGATGACGGCGCGAATGTGGGCGTGGTGATGACCGGTCCCAATAAGGTGGCCAGCGAGATGAGGAGGCAGAGGCTGCGCGAGCAGATGTTGAACACGAATAGGGTTCCGGAAGCGCTGGAGGTTGAGGAGGAGAACAAGCGGCAGGAGAAGCTGAACATGAACGATGTGTACAAGAAGTTCGCGTACAACTCGAACAACCCGATGGGGGAGGACGTGGAGAAGCCGTACATTTACGTGCCGTATGATGATCCGATCAATCCGGATTTA CGAACCCAGTTTCTGCAGTCCCAGATGCAGCTGCCGGACTACTCCGAGCGGGACTACAACGCAGCCGGTATCGATGAAGACAACCGGCCGTATCGACCGCGTCCTGCTCCTCGTTACAAGGACATTGGCGCTCGGCAGCAGctgccgcagcagcagcagtactcGGGAGGACGCGATGTTCGGAGCAAGTTTGGAGGATTCG ACGAAGTTGACCTACACGATCCCAATTTGGAGGAGCAGGTTTTCAACGAAACCAATCCCAACTCGCAGATCGTTAAGAAGGTTCTGTTGAACGATGAGATTCTAGAGGCACTCAAGGAGAACGATAGTGGCACTAAGGGATCTAAAGAGACGCTCTGGGACTTGGAGATGGAGAAGGAAGCGAAGGAGGCCATCAACG ATGTGACCTCCCTAAACTACGACTACAACAAAGAGAAGCGCCAAGCTGACCAGAAGACCAACGACACAACAACCCCGACGACGCCCACTCCAGCGACCCCGGAAGCTCCCCCCAACGAGAACGTCCTACCGTCAATCTCCTCCACCGGAGTTCTCCTCAAGTCCCTCAACAGCTCCGCGGCCAGCCCCACCATCGACTACGTGTTCGTGATGAACATTCGCGAGTCGGAAGTCTACCCGCCGCTGATGATGGAGCAAGACCTGGACTGTCTGCGGGAAAAGGCCGCCGGCTACCAGACCTACACCCCGGATGACCTTCCCCAGCTGGAGAAGAAGCTGCTGAAGCAGTGTCTCCGGGCGCGGCTGCCGAATCTCAAACCGACCTACCAGAAGTTCGAAACGCAGATCCTCGTGACGCGCGTCGAGATTGGCTGTTCGTGCGGAAGCGAGCTGAACCCGACCCGCGAGGTTTGCTCCAAGCTGCACAGCTACGACCAGCAGCGGTGGACCGAGTACATGGGAAATGCCGGCAGTGGCCGCTACTGA
- the LOC6047448 gene encoding E3 ubiquitin-protein ligase Kcmf1, producing MSSFHKDINCDACGQQNLAGTRYACLVCHDYDLCENCHRRRNAHPFHPMQTVLTQRDLVLQYAGNGSSPDELTIYRCPYCNQDGFSLGTLLKHARALHQDCSQKVRCPACVTFRTGRYGTHLLDWSLAMHIENAHMRFGTDVELKFKLLQYAATSHYKEIATWNADSDGAKCTICSLALGQDAGLYQFLDCGHGFHRACIETWLRDRTDEVACPSCREPNV from the exons ATGAGTTCCTTCCACAAAG ACATCAACTGCGACGCGTGCGGCCAGCAAAACCTCGCGGGAACCCGCTACGCCTGTCTGGTATGTCACGATTACGACCTGTGTGAAAATTGCCACCGACGGCGCAATGCCCACCCGTTCCACCCGATGCAGACGGTGCTGACGCAGCGCGACCTTGTCCTGCAGTACGCCGGCAATGGGTCCTCCCCGGACGAACTCACCATCTACCGGTGTCCGTACTGCAACCAGGACGGGTTCAGTCTGGGAACGCTGCTGAAACACGCCCGGGCGCTGCACCAGGACTGCAGCCAGAAGGTGCGCTGTCCGGCGTGTGTGACCTTCCGGACGGGACGGTACGGAACGCACCTGCTGGATTGGAGTCTGGCCATGCACATCGAAAATGCGCATATGCGGTTCGGGACAG ACGTTGAGCTCAAGTTCAAGCTGCTGCAGTATGCGGCAACCTCGCACTACAAGGAGATTGCGACCTGGAATGCCGATAGTGATGG CGCCAAGTGTACCATTTGTTCGCTCGCGCTGGGTCAGGATGCTGGGCTGTACCAGTTTCTGGACTGCGGACACGGATTTCACCGGGCTTGTATCGAGACGTGGCTCCGGGATCGGACGGATGAGGTCGCGTGCCCCAGCTGTCGGGAGCCGAACGTTTGA
- the LOC6047447 gene encoding developmentally-regulated GTP-binding protein 2 codes for MGILEKISDIEKEIAKTQKNKATEYHLGLLKAKLAKYRSQLLEPSKKGEKGEGFDVLKSGDARIALIGFPSVGKSTLLSTLTKTESEAANYEFTTLTCIPGVIEYKGANIQLLDLPGIIEGAAQGKGRGRQVIAVARTADLVLMMLDATKPNVHRELLEYELESVGLRLNKRKPNIYFKIKKGGGVSFNSTCPMTRCNEKMVQTILHSFKIFNAEVLFREDCTEDEFIDVVSGNRIYLPCIYVYNKIDQISIEEVDRLARQPFSVVVSCNMHLNLDYLLEVLWEHLMLIRVYTKKPGAPPDFDDGLILRRGVSVEHVCHAIHRTLADQFKYALVWGTSTKYSPQRVGISHIMQDEDVIQVVKK; via the exons ATGGGTATCCTGGAGAAAATCTCCGACATCGAGAAGGAAATCGCCAAAACTCAGAAGAATAAAG CCACCGAGTACCATCTGGGACTGCTGAAGGCCAAGCTCGCCAAGTACCGGTCGCAGCTGCTGGAACCGTCGAAGAAGGGCGAAAAAGGCGAGGGATTCGATGTGTTGAAGTCTGGGGATGCTCGGATTGCTTTGATCGGGTTCCCGTCGGTGGGTAAATCGACGCTGCTGTCGACGCTTACGAAGACGGAGTCGGAGGCGGCCAACTACGAGTTTACGACGTTGACGTGCATTCCGGGTGTGATCGAGTACAAGGGCGCGAACATTCAGCTGTTGGATTTGCCTGGTATTATTGAGGGTGCTGCGCAGGGAAAGGGTCGCGGTCGGCAGGTTATTGCCGTTGCGCGTACGGCGGATTTGGTGCTGATGATGCTGGACGCTACCAAGCCTAACGTGCACCGGGAGCTGCTGGAGTACGAGTTGGAGTCGGTTGGGTTGAGACTGAACAAGCGGAAGCCGAACATTTACTTCAAGATTAAGAAGGGCGGCGGTGTGAGCTTCAACTCGACGTGTCCGATGACGCGTTGTAACGAGAAGATGGTGCAAACGATTCTGCACTCGTTCAAGATCTTCAACGCGGAGGTGCTGTTCCGGGAGGATTGTACGGAGGACGAGTTCATCGACGTGGTGTCCGGAAACCGGATCTATCTTCCGTGCATCTACGTGTACAACAAGATCGATCAAATCTCGATCGAGGAGGTGGACCGGCTGGCCCGGCAACCGTTCAGCGTGGTGGTCAGCTGTAACATGCACCTCAATCTGGACTATCTGCTGGAGGTGCTGTGGGAGCACCTGATGCTGATCCGGGTGTACACGAAGAAGCCGGGCGCGCCGCCAGATTTCGACGATGGGCTGATTCTGAGACGGGGCGTGTCGGTGGAGCACGTCTGCCACGCCATCCATCGGACGCTGGCGGATCAGTTCAAGTACGCGCTCGTCTGGGGCACGTCCACCAAGTACTCACCGCAGCGGGTCGGAATTTCGCACATTATGCAGGACGAGGACGTCATCCAGGTCGTCAAGAAGTAG